Proteins from one Pseudoalteromonas rubra genomic window:
- a CDS encoding PepSY-associated TM helix domain-containing protein, which produces MTMNNQTLKSLTNAHAWVGLIISTVLFVIFFAGAIALFKANITSWERTPLLVDAKSAAGTPAIDKALATIEEKYEVEMHGGFFIFPPDEHNPYIEIGFESELAQPDPVTGEDHAHHTLLFDATSGELVGDSHEYNYAEFVYLLHYNLGLGRPGLYFVGLVTLFFFVAIISGVVIHWRKLFSKFFQYRKEGKKDKWLDAHNLIGTMGLPMHIMYAFTGLVFNLVIIYQISYAVILYQGNQDALLDAAGFDQPHLEEVDKQMAMTGIDDMYRRAMATMGDVTLERISIEHYGDESAILVFAATSNDDFSLWREVRYLMSNQEQIYLTMDNYDNAVRGGLSTIASLHFGDFAGYGMRMAFFLFGLATAYLIITGNLMWIDKRAKQRKQSARSLTFVRRLTSGGFIGVVLATAVGFVLARLLPIEQLGRADLIERSFYIVWIACMVISQLFANQKLFCKALLSASAALFAFTPVADWTLFYNVSSQLEGNVLRDVLLVDAILLLLSAICIGAMRRVYAKEVKAQPIGAEPITSRA; this is translated from the coding sequence ATGACGATGAATAATCAGACGTTAAAATCACTCACTAATGCACACGCATGGGTGGGGCTTATTATTTCTACAGTCCTGTTTGTGATCTTTTTTGCCGGTGCAATTGCGCTTTTTAAGGCAAATATCACCAGCTGGGAACGCACACCTTTGTTGGTCGACGCAAAATCAGCTGCAGGCACACCAGCAATTGACAAAGCCTTGGCTACAATTGAAGAAAAGTACGAAGTGGAAATGCATGGAGGCTTTTTTATTTTTCCGCCAGACGAGCATAATCCTTATATCGAGATCGGATTTGAGAGCGAGTTAGCGCAACCAGATCCTGTTACTGGTGAAGATCATGCGCATCATACGTTATTGTTTGATGCGACAAGTGGAGAACTGGTTGGTGATAGTCATGAGTACAATTACGCTGAGTTTGTCTACTTGCTTCATTATAATCTGGGCTTGGGCCGTCCAGGTCTTTATTTTGTGGGCTTAGTTACTTTATTTTTCTTTGTTGCGATCATAAGTGGTGTCGTCATTCATTGGCGTAAATTGTTCAGTAAGTTCTTTCAATATCGTAAAGAAGGTAAAAAGGATAAATGGCTGGATGCACATAATCTAATTGGCACTATGGGTTTGCCAATGCATATTATGTATGCGTTCACAGGGCTGGTGTTCAATCTGGTAATTATTTACCAAATCTCTTATGCGGTCATTTTGTATCAAGGTAATCAGGATGCTTTACTTGACGCCGCAGGATTTGACCAGCCTCATTTGGAAGAGGTCGATAAGCAAATGGCCATGACAGGCATAGATGATATGTATCGGCGTGCAATGGCTACCATGGGTGATGTGACACTCGAGCGTATTAGTATTGAGCATTATGGTGATGAGAGTGCCATTTTGGTCTTTGCGGCAACCAGTAATGATGACTTTTCTCTTTGGCGAGAAGTGCGCTATCTGATGAGTAATCAGGAGCAAATTTATCTTACGATGGATAATTATGACAACGCAGTACGCGGTGGGTTGTCAACCATTGCAAGTTTGCATTTTGGAGACTTTGCAGGCTATGGCATGCGTATGGCCTTTTTCTTATTCGGTTTAGCGACAGCTTATCTTATCATTACCGGTAATTTAATGTGGATTGACAAGCGCGCAAAGCAGCGTAAGCAAAGTGCTCGTAGTCTAACCTTTGTCAGGCGTTTGACATCTGGTGGTTTTATCGGAGTGGTTTTGGCTACTGCGGTAGGGTTTGTGTTAGCAAGACTGTTACCTATCGAGCAGCTAGGCAGAGCGGACTTAATTGAACGCAGTTTTTATATTGTATGGATTGCCTGCATGGTAATTTCTCAACTTTTTGCTAATCAAAAGTTGTTTTGTAAGGCGCTATTGAGTGCGAGTGCCGCATTATTTGCATTTACTCCTGTCGCTGATTGGACGTTATTTTACAACGTCTCCAGTCAACTTGAAGGCAATGTGCTGCGCGATGTCTTACTGGTTGATGCAATCTTGCTATTGTTGTCTGCGATTTGCATTGGAGCAATGAGGCGGGTATATGCAAAGGAAGTGAAGGCACAGCCAATTGGCGCTGAGCCCATAACATCTCGGGCATAA
- a CDS encoding glycosyltransferase: protein MKDYQLTWLAPRVTTQTTAILVPFYNEAGDKSHFAERLAYFDGLAARHPELDIILIDDGSTDQPFSANTEQLTHLSLSRVTPNGQKIGALYTVIQALSHQYIIFTDFDTELQGLDNLPDIHNKLAADATAMGCYFSMRPTAGNTPAVQFQMLEYALERASYQFSKNEGSVPIMPGAGCLYKRPIIEDLLSRHSGLRSGEDRETCLLGLELGYTVFYAPQIEALTQPPQTFGALLHQRRRWSQGFVEVALHKAAFYRNQMAEKTVLGLRHRIDMISVSIFLLMPLILLLAFLISSTVGVALVLAWTALGFVETFWLYSKASDEFRTIPYHKLKLCLIPFARVLLEVPTWWRVIGRVCLNKLQGKGACA from the coding sequence ATGAAAGATTATCAGTTAACCTGGTTGGCACCGAGGGTGACAACGCAAACGACGGCAATATTGGTGCCGTTTTACAATGAAGCGGGTGATAAATCACACTTTGCCGAGCGACTGGCTTACTTTGATGGGCTGGCAGCTCGTCATCCCGAACTTGATATTATCCTGATTGATGATGGCTCTACCGATCAACCCTTCTCGGCGAATACAGAGCAGCTAACACATCTCAGCCTCAGCCGGGTGACGCCAAACGGCCAAAAGATTGGGGCGCTTTACACTGTGATCCAAGCTTTGTCTCATCAGTACATCATTTTTACCGACTTTGACACTGAGCTTCAGGGCCTGGATAACCTGCCTGATATACACAACAAGTTAGCGGCGGACGCCACTGCAATGGGTTGCTATTTCAGTATGCGCCCTACAGCCGGTAACACGCCCGCGGTGCAGTTTCAGATGCTGGAATATGCGCTGGAGCGAGCGAGTTATCAGTTCAGTAAAAATGAGGGCAGTGTGCCTATTATGCCGGGTGCGGGCTGCTTGTATAAACGGCCAATCATAGAGGACCTGTTGTCCCGACACAGCGGGCTGCGCAGCGGTGAAGACAGGGAGACGTGTTTGCTGGGTCTGGAGCTGGGCTATACGGTATTTTATGCACCTCAGATCGAGGCACTGACACAGCCGCCCCAAACCTTCGGTGCTTTACTGCATCAACGTCGGCGCTGGTCGCAGGGGTTTGTGGAGGTCGCGTTGCATAAAGCGGCGTTTTATCGCAACCAGATGGCAGAGAAAACCGTATTAGGACTGCGCCATCGGATTGATATGATTTCAGTGAGCATTTTTTTATTAATGCCGCTGATATTACTGCTGGCATTTCTTATCAGCAGTACTGTCGGCGTGGCCCTGGTTTTGGCGTGGACGGCACTGGGTTTTGTTGAAACCTTTTGGCTGTACAGTAAAGCCAGCGATGAATTTCGTACCATCCCCTACCATAAGCTGAAGTTGTGTCTGATCCCATTTGCACGCGTGCTGCTGGAAGTGCCAACCTGGTGGCGGGTGATAGGACGAGTTTGTCTGAACAAACTACAAGGTAAAGGAGCGTGCGCATGA
- a CDS encoding GNAT family N-acetyltransferase: protein MHIELKQACDTDKPYLLNLRLQTMVEHLEREGVFLSDEAHLCRLEEDYAHSHLLIIDQVTVGTLKFRLRDKQVEVMQLQIDPQYQKQGLGSNTLRHMFAQYPEHPFLLTVLKHNPARHLYFSLGFRTYDEDEFEYHMRRPAQTTLTA from the coding sequence ATGCATATTGAACTGAAACAAGCCTGCGATACCGACAAACCCTATTTGTTAAACCTACGCCTGCAAACTATGGTGGAGCACCTGGAACGGGAGGGAGTTTTTCTCAGTGACGAGGCGCATTTGTGTCGGCTTGAGGAAGACTATGCCCATTCTCACTTGCTGATCATTGATCAGGTAACGGTCGGTACCCTCAAATTCCGACTGAGAGACAAGCAAGTGGAAGTGATGCAGTTACAAATTGATCCTCAATACCAAAAGCAGGGACTTGGCAGTAACACACTCAGGCACATGTTTGCGCAATATCCCGAACACCCTTTTCTCCTGACTGTGCTTAAACATAATCCGGCCCGTCATTTATATTTTTCGCTGGGCTTCAGAACCTATGATGAAGACGAATTTGAATACCATATGCGCCGACCTGCACAGACCACACTTACTGCTTAG
- a CDS encoding DUF1796 family putative cysteine peptidase, with the protein MSSHFVVQTGNPFIAGQYSRVHSLGMDCRPRHLTRQLELGCRRGPFDWIGGRSVADLDKALQTRCKEVLLLENLEPYEPDCKEYRKYADRSAGYLSAHDFAVENHDLVREYPAFREKFDGICNRFFSELAELDSVLFFLSVALEENADWQFETPDEILANTLQLKTTLEQVCPNAQVALLVATFHDELVEHSRPGLAFMRKYTFDNGEPWMEGQELIHWSNMLVGVNGFTGLAPHRESA; encoded by the coding sequence ATGAGTAGTCACTTTGTAGTCCAAACCGGCAACCCTTTTATTGCGGGTCAGTATAGCCGGGTACACAGTCTGGGTATGGATTGCCGGCCCCGTCATTTGACTCGTCAGCTGGAGCTGGGCTGTCGACGCGGACCATTTGACTGGATCGGAGGTCGTTCTGTGGCCGATCTCGACAAGGCACTGCAAACGCGGTGCAAAGAAGTACTCTTACTGGAGAACCTTGAGCCTTATGAACCTGATTGCAAAGAATATCGAAAATACGCCGATCGCTCAGCGGGATACCTTTCTGCCCATGACTTTGCGGTTGAAAATCATGATCTGGTGCGTGAGTATCCCGCATTTCGTGAGAAATTTGATGGCATCTGCAATCGCTTCTTTTCTGAACTGGCCGAGCTTGACAGTGTGCTGTTCTTTTTAAGTGTGGCATTGGAAGAAAATGCCGACTGGCAGTTTGAAACGCCGGACGAGATCCTGGCTAACACGCTGCAATTAAAAACGACGCTTGAGCAAGTGTGCCCAAATGCTCAGGTCGCTCTACTGGTGGCCACCTTTCATGACGAGCTGGTTGAGCACAGCCGGCCAGGGCTGGCGTTTATGCGCAAATACACTTTTGATAATGGTGAGCCCTGGATGGAAGGTCAGGAGCTCATACATTGGAGTAACATGCTGGTCGGTGTCAATGGCTTTACCGGGCTGGCACCCCACAGGGAGTCGGCATGA
- a CDS encoding LysR family transcriptional regulator: MNIDWLDLRKLRYLVTVSQELSFSKAARRLNMAQPPLSQQIKKIEQQLGFTVFERSTRQVSLTRRGERLIQHADKVLESHYALMRYLGAEQSGELLPLRLGAIGLAIDVLIAPRIATFHQQHPDYLIDLEEGTTQQLISQCHAQLLDAAIIRLHQHALSDEHLYLLKKEPYVLAVPRAWQLTAAELCLSALARKPYISYPRDLHPELYDEINQAFAIAHVRPKLVQQVKTKSATLALVANQVGFAIVPSSLSESDNKHIDFISIKQSLPSVDYYLYCRDLERHPGLRALLRLLKEDLNDVIPPVREPEKDDLDLI; the protein is encoded by the coding sequence ATGAATATAGATTGGCTCGACCTTAGAAAACTCCGCTATCTGGTTACCGTTTCCCAGGAGCTCAGCTTCAGCAAAGCAGCTCGGCGATTGAATATGGCCCAGCCCCCGTTAAGTCAGCAGATCAAAAAAATTGAACAACAACTGGGGTTTACCGTTTTTGAACGCTCAACACGTCAGGTCTCATTGACACGCAGAGGAGAGCGACTGATCCAGCATGCTGATAAAGTACTGGAAAGTCATTATGCGTTAATGCGTTATCTGGGGGCTGAACAGTCGGGTGAGCTACTCCCTTTGCGCTTAGGTGCCATCGGCCTGGCAATCGATGTGTTAATTGCGCCCCGTATTGCGACATTTCACCAGCAGCATCCGGATTATTTGATTGACCTGGAAGAAGGCACCACCCAGCAACTTATCTCACAATGTCACGCCCAGTTGCTGGATGCCGCAATTATCAGGCTGCATCAACATGCCCTGTCTGATGAGCATTTATATCTTCTGAAAAAAGAGCCTTACGTACTGGCAGTGCCGCGAGCGTGGCAACTCACCGCAGCAGAACTGTGCTTGTCAGCACTGGCCAGAAAACCCTATATTAGCTATCCACGGGATTTGCATCCTGAGCTGTATGATGAAATTAACCAGGCATTTGCCATCGCACATGTGCGTCCCAAACTGGTCCAGCAAGTCAAAACCAAATCCGCCACACTGGCGCTGGTTGCCAATCAGGTTGGTTTTGCAATCGTGCCTTCATCATTGTCTGAATCAGACAACAAGCACATTGATTTCATATCAATAAAACAATCTTTGCCCAGCGTTGATTATTACCTCTATTGCCGTGACTTAGAGCGACATCCAGGGCTCAGAGCGCTGCTACGCCTGCTGAAAGAAGACCTAAACGACGTGATTCCTCCTGTGCGTGAACCTGAAAAAGATGATCTAGATTTAATTTAG
- a CDS encoding ATP-binding cassette domain-containing protein translates to MIEKCRALWQVLSLKLVLLSSLSACTTILILHTFTMALQLDSSNSASLAQGAIWFSMAFIGFVVVQLTFQRSVIRLTETTIKTVRLDILDAVRHARLQMIEQFGQERILSAIAYDANTLSQLNQFVALSVGHLFTVIAALIYMFVIAPMGALLALGLIALAVTAYCLRFARIHQGYERAREAEDSFFTHLHDLLMGIREVKQNAARNDSLYQEHLTRDATAVQHNKIMAECRFAHNQLMLMAALYLLAAVAVFVAPLWFALSPQQSISFVIITLFMVSPFHSSMELFRVLSQLQVSQQKLAEIKQLASEAGEQSVAPSNVSFSHRLTLHKLMFEYQQGFTVGPINLEVNQGDIVFISGGNGSGKTTFMRLLSGLYAPRSGQVWLDNTQLDDAQLLAYRQLFSGISADSVVFANRYGQPMHETLINQWLDKLALSDKVQFRDGCFTNTRLSTGQMKRLALVQALMEERPILVLDEFAANIDPESRQVFYRQWLPTLKAMGKTLFVITHDEAYFDCCDCHYLMRDGQLHPYPAQSLSLVKSH, encoded by the coding sequence ATGATAGAAAAATGCAGAGCCTTGTGGCAGGTGCTGTCACTCAAACTGGTTTTACTGAGCAGCTTAAGCGCCTGCACCACCATTTTGATCCTACATACCTTCACCATGGCACTGCAACTGGATAGCAGTAATTCGGCCAGCCTGGCTCAGGGCGCTATCTGGTTCTCAATGGCATTCATTGGTTTTGTGGTGGTGCAGCTGACCTTTCAGCGTAGCGTGATCCGACTGACCGAAACCACCATTAAGACCGTGCGGTTGGATATTCTGGATGCAGTGCGTCATGCACGATTACAGATGATTGAGCAGTTTGGTCAGGAGCGGATCCTCTCGGCGATTGCTTATGATGCCAACACACTCAGTCAGCTTAATCAGTTCGTCGCGTTAAGTGTGGGACACCTATTCACCGTGATAGCGGCACTGATTTACATGTTTGTGATTGCCCCTATGGGGGCATTACTTGCACTGGGTCTGATAGCGCTTGCAGTGACGGCCTATTGCTTACGCTTTGCCCGCATTCATCAGGGATATGAACGTGCGCGAGAGGCTGAGGACAGCTTCTTTACGCACTTGCACGATCTGCTGATGGGGATCCGGGAAGTGAAGCAAAATGCTGCGCGTAATGACTCGCTGTATCAGGAGCATCTGACCCGGGATGCGACTGCGGTCCAGCATAATAAAATCATGGCGGAATGTCGTTTTGCACATAATCAGCTGATGCTGATGGCCGCACTTTATCTATTGGCTGCGGTGGCGGTATTTGTCGCGCCGCTGTGGTTTGCTTTATCGCCCCAGCAGAGTATCAGTTTTGTGATCATCACTTTGTTTATGGTGAGTCCGTTCCACAGCAGTATGGAGTTATTTCGGGTGCTTAGTCAGCTCCAGGTTTCACAACAAAAGCTGGCTGAAATCAAACAACTGGCTAGTGAAGCCGGGGAGCAGAGTGTTGCGCCATCTAACGTGTCGTTTTCGCATCGGCTGACGCTCCACAAGTTGATGTTTGAGTACCAGCAAGGGTTCACCGTGGGGCCGATTAATCTGGAAGTTAATCAGGGAGATATCGTGTTTATATCTGGCGGTAATGGCTCTGGGAAAACCACCTTTATGCGCTTACTCAGTGGCTTGTATGCGCCGCGAAGCGGCCAAGTCTGGCTTGATAATACCCAGCTGGATGATGCTCAGTTATTGGCTTATCGCCAATTGTTTTCCGGCATCTCGGCGGATAGTGTGGTTTTTGCCAATCGTTATGGTCAGCCGATGCATGAGACCTTGATCAATCAATGGCTGGACAAGCTGGCGTTGAGCGACAAAGTGCAGTTTCGTGACGGCTGTTTTACCAATACCCGCTTGTCGACAGGCCAGATGAAGCGCCTGGCCCTAGTGCAGGCCTTGATGGAAGAGCGTCCTATTCTGGTGTTGGATGAATTTGCTGCCAACATCGACCCCGAAAGTCGTCAGGTGTTTTACCGTCAGTGGCTACCGACATTGAAGGCCATGGGTAAAACCTTGTTCGTGATCACCCATGATGAGGCGTACTTTGATTGTTGTGACTGTCATTACCTGATGCGTGATGGTCAGCTTCATCCCTATCCGGCACAGTCGTTGTCGCTGGTTAAATCCCACTAA
- a CDS encoding amino acid adenylation domain-containing protein, whose amino-acid sequence MSAVNVADMVANILDQPGQAVALQGDSWTFSYGELRGQVMRCVKQLRNLGIQPNDCVAVYSDDPRLSAVGIISVLLLGGTFVCLDVHFPVTRKQHMLARSQARVVLYSQDDPGLGGPSCRVELDCILVDDASVTCDVSTDNQDEATRVAYHVYTSGSTGQPKGIAISRHSLAQQIQAAQQQYQLTPGNRALCILSSSTDAFLQQLLMFLSAGACVCFTQGSVLDPAEFAKVCISQAITHLDVPPSLMANFLADPKARDWLSSMHLSTVILGGEEFSHNIVRQWDRLNLFEHIALYNEYGPSEATVTSCLHQVTRADLKRSRVPIGRPSAGSILLIVDEQGRPARQGELLIGGEGVALEYLAEPQKTAQQFISMARLGRTQRFYRSGDLVCRDEQGLITYLGRLDNQVNLLGHRIELEGIEAVLDQYPGIRSSAVLCVGTQLIAFIAGDLNDTDTTALRKMLSEALPAYMLPAQFFYYTQLPTTAIGKIDKPALKRVAELRLQQHEQVATLPELVARSLNVPLAELDRGKGYKAQGGDSLKALTLQTRARQHGWSVSLSQLLSDVPLARLTSSSARTSLRFEPALLNFALPNKLAMIHIDGIERWQICTMLFTQQQLNCEKIHQVVRILLLKYPALRLRFDPVNMTQRVSKGALHLSAELTVSSFDDFKQQARAAFKACLAESSLTEQLVSIASYRSRYGHIVAVGISHLLVDDISLQVLSSDLESLLNAPTHFDRQRDWTLLHWQRQCHNAVMAGHFNADLSYWREALSTRGAFCQEAERKLTKLHNNKPIYSQVQLATPQQLALLLPRLARQGTSLQAVLFAALAHSYHQCSGDSAVAVALENNGRQPFSGSNCGVSVEVGQAVGWFAHSAPLLLHAGEEPGSQLALTQADLARYPVGGHSYGWLSMFSTDGAFKTLVQTQAPRVSVAFADLSELPEQQLFAQPRFGLSGQDWLTDGQVFAFEQRYHWLQVRFVRDQEVGLMVELNSDADLVSELWLDSLSGLIVRCFEEHCCE is encoded by the coding sequence ATGAGCGCAGTCAACGTGGCCGATATGGTCGCCAATATCCTGGATCAGCCGGGTCAGGCTGTGGCACTTCAGGGCGATAGCTGGACCTTTAGCTATGGCGAACTGCGCGGGCAAGTGATGAGATGTGTTAAGCAGCTGCGCAACTTGGGAATTCAGCCAAATGATTGTGTTGCTGTGTATAGCGATGATCCGCGCTTAAGTGCCGTGGGGATAATCAGCGTACTGTTGCTTGGCGGTACTTTTGTCTGTCTGGACGTGCATTTTCCTGTTACACGCAAACAGCATATGTTGGCACGCAGCCAGGCGCGCGTTGTACTTTATAGCCAGGATGACCCTGGTTTGGGTGGTCCCAGTTGTCGAGTCGAGCTGGATTGCATTTTGGTTGATGATGCATCGGTGACTTGTGACGTATCGACAGACAATCAGGATGAGGCTACGCGCGTTGCCTACCATGTGTATACCTCTGGCAGCACAGGCCAGCCAAAGGGCATCGCGATTTCACGGCACAGCCTGGCTCAGCAGATCCAGGCTGCTCAGCAACAATACCAGCTGACACCGGGCAATCGTGCCTTATGTATTTTATCCAGCTCAACAGACGCCTTTTTGCAGCAATTATTGATGTTTCTCTCGGCCGGAGCGTGTGTGTGTTTCACACAAGGTTCAGTGCTTGATCCTGCCGAATTTGCAAAAGTCTGCATCTCGCAGGCAATCACCCATCTTGATGTGCCCCCCAGCTTGATGGCGAACTTTTTGGCAGATCCCAAAGCTCGTGACTGGCTGTCGAGCATGCACCTGAGTACGGTGATCCTTGGCGGTGAAGAATTCAGTCACAACATAGTACGTCAATGGGACAGGTTGAATTTGTTTGAGCACATTGCGTTATATAACGAATATGGCCCATCTGAAGCCACAGTGACCTCCTGCTTACACCAGGTAACTCGGGCTGATTTAAAGCGCAGCCGGGTGCCTATTGGCAGGCCTTCGGCGGGCAGTATTTTGCTGATTGTGGACGAGCAGGGCAGACCGGCCAGACAAGGTGAGTTACTTATCGGTGGTGAAGGGGTGGCGCTGGAATATCTGGCAGAGCCGCAAAAAACAGCTCAGCAGTTTATTTCTATGGCGCGCCTTGGCAGGACGCAGCGCTTCTATCGCAGTGGCGACTTGGTGTGTAGGGATGAACAGGGGCTGATCACCTATCTTGGGCGACTGGACAATCAGGTTAACCTGCTTGGCCACCGGATTGAGTTAGAAGGCATTGAAGCCGTGCTGGATCAGTACCCAGGTATCCGCAGCTCGGCGGTATTGTGTGTTGGCACTCAGCTGATCGCTTTTATCGCTGGCGACCTCAATGATACCGATACGACCGCGCTGCGCAAAATGCTAAGCGAGGCGTTACCTGCCTACATGTTGCCAGCACAGTTTTTTTATTACACGCAGCTGCCAACCACTGCGATTGGTAAAATTGATAAGCCAGCTTTAAAGCGCGTTGCTGAACTTAGATTACAGCAACACGAACAGGTGGCAACGTTGCCAGAGCTGGTGGCGCGAAGTCTGAATGTACCTTTGGCCGAACTCGATAGGGGCAAAGGTTACAAGGCACAGGGAGGTGACTCACTGAAAGCACTGACGTTACAAACCCGTGCCAGACAACATGGCTGGTCAGTATCGTTAAGTCAGTTGCTCAGCGATGTACCTCTGGCCCGGTTGACGTCTTCTTCAGCTCGCACATCATTGCGTTTTGAGCCAGCGTTGCTTAACTTTGCTCTGCCTAATAAGCTGGCCATGATCCATATCGATGGGATTGAGCGCTGGCAGATATGTACTATGTTGTTTACTCAACAACAGCTGAACTGCGAAAAAATCCATCAGGTTGTGCGTATATTACTGCTGAAATACCCGGCTTTAAGGCTGCGCTTTGACCCAGTAAACATGACACAGCGCGTGAGTAAAGGGGCTTTACACCTCAGTGCAGAGCTCACAGTATCGAGTTTTGATGATTTTAAACAGCAAGCCCGGGCGGCATTTAAAGCTTGTTTGGCTGAGTCTTCGTTGACTGAACAGTTGGTTTCCATCGCCAGCTATCGAAGTCGCTATGGGCATATAGTCGCGGTAGGGATCAGCCATTTGTTGGTGGATGACATCAGCTTGCAAGTACTCAGTAGCGACCTCGAAAGCCTGCTGAACGCCCCCACACATTTCGACAGACAGCGGGACTGGACGCTATTGCATTGGCAGCGGCAATGTCACAATGCAGTCATGGCGGGTCATTTTAATGCCGATCTCAGCTACTGGCGGGAAGCGCTCAGCACGCGTGGCGCATTTTGTCAGGAAGCGGAGCGTAAACTCACAAAGCTTCACAACAATAAGCCTATTTATAGCCAGGTACAGTTAGCCACTCCACAGCAGCTAGCTTTGCTATTACCGCGTTTAGCCCGTCAGGGCACATCACTACAAGCCGTGTTATTTGCTGCCCTGGCACACAGTTACCATCAATGTAGCGGTGACAGCGCCGTTGCTGTTGCACTGGAAAACAATGGTAGACAGCCTTTCTCAGGCAGTAACTGCGGGGTTTCGGTGGAAGTGGGGCAGGCTGTGGGCTGGTTTGCTCACAGTGCGCCGTTGCTGTTGCATGCGGGTGAGGAACCTGGTTCACAATTGGCACTGACGCAAGCGGATTTAGCCAGATATCCGGTGGGTGGGCACAGTTATGGCTGGCTAAGTATGTTTAGCACAGATGGGGCATTTAAAACGCTGGTGCAAACCCAGGCTCCAAGAGTGTCGGTCGCTTTTGCAGATCTGAGTGAATTGCCGGAGCAGCAGCTGTTTGCTCAGCCAAGGTTTGGTCTGAGTGGGCAGGACTGGCTGACAGACGGGCAGGTATTTGCGTTCGAGCAGCGCTATCATTGGTTGCAGGTTCGTTTTGTTCGCGATCAAGAAGTAGGCCTGATGGTTGAGCTGAATAGTGATGCCGACCTTGTTAGCGAGCTTTGGCTGGATAGCTTATCCGGGTTGATAGTAAGGTGCTTTGAAGAGCACTGCTGCGAGTGA
- a CDS encoding substrate-binding periplasmic protein translates to MQLGRGYLAFIFVSLLCFSTFNAAAQTCGQTVTVSASDNWPPYSYRVGEQYHGLDIEILELVLKSANLCWRYVSFPSSSRTFEEFKKGKVDVIFAASFTQERRRFSEFSLPYRDEVMQLFRHVDNPLSPQSAFAPTLSFLTKSIVAVNRGSVYGDAFSRIVQQCPDCVVDINLATERFDLLVKKRVDYAVEDLFTGIYLINRDPYKAHVRASRLTVHKNPAHYMIRPGLFSEQQLQQFNLAIVRNQAAIDGLIDLHFQRLLSGSVQTKQ, encoded by the coding sequence GTGCAATTGGGTCGAGGCTACTTAGCGTTTATATTTGTCAGCTTGCTATGTTTTAGTACATTTAATGCAGCGGCACAGACCTGTGGGCAAACCGTTACGGTCAGTGCCAGCGACAACTGGCCACCTTATTCTTACCGGGTAGGCGAGCAATATCACGGGCTGGATATTGAGATCCTTGAGTTGGTCCTGAAAAGTGCCAATTTATGTTGGCGCTATGTATCATTCCCCTCATCCAGCCGGACCTTTGAAGAATTTAAAAAAGGTAAAGTTGATGTGATTTTTGCCGCCAGCTTTACCCAGGAACGACGCCGGTTTTCGGAGTTCAGCTTGCCTTATCGGGATGAGGTGATGCAGTTGTTTCGCCACGTTGATAACCCTTTGAGTCCTCAAAGTGCATTTGCGCCTACCTTAAGCTTTTTAACCAAATCTATCGTGGCCGTGAATCGCGGCAGTGTCTATGGCGACGCTTTTTCACGCATAGTTCAGCAGTGCCCGGATTGTGTGGTGGACATTAACCTGGCCACAGAGCGTTTTGATTTGCTGGTCAAAAAGCGTGTCGACTATGCGGTGGAAGATTTGTTCACGGGTATTTATTTAATTAATCGAGACCCCTACAAGGCACATGTGAGAGCAAGCCGTCTGACTGTACATAAAAACCCCGCACATTATATGATCCGGCCAGGCTTGTTTAGTGAACAACAATTGCAGCAGTTCAATCTGGCCATCGTGCGCAATCAGGCAGCTATTGACGGACTGATTGATTTACATTTTCAGCGCCTGTTATCCGGCTCTGTGCAAACTAAGCAGTAA